The stretch of DNA CAAGCCCAGCCCCACCTTGGCCCGTGACCCTCTAAGGGACATTGACCAAGCCTGTTCCTCTCCCTGGGCCTTGGAGAGAGTCTCTCCTCTGATGTCCCGCTCCAAGACAGTTAGTATGTGGCTCATTCATTGGGCATTCACTGCCTTCTGTATGCAAAGACCAGGTGCCCGTCTGCAGTCCAATGGAGAATGGAGGTAAGCACACAGCTTTAATGTAAGACTAACAGAAGTGCAACTAATGCAATATAATATTATTACCCACCCACcttcgctccctccctccctctcatttacccatccatccacctccTATTCACCCAATCACTTATCTACTCATCCAGCCATCTGTCCACTTTCCTGTCCTTCTACTCACTAGCCACCCATCCACTTGTCTATTTATAAATACCTATTTatgtattcatccatccatccatccatcctactCATTcttccacccattcatccatccacccacccaccccactcATCCCTCTACCCATTTATCCATTTGCCATCCATCcataatccatccatccatccatccatccatccatccatccatccactcacccagcCACCCCACTCATCcccccacccattcatccatctgcccatccatccatccatccgtcccaTTTATCCTTCCACCTGTtgatccattcacccacccaccccactCATCCctctacccattcatccatcttcccatctacccacccatccatccattcatccaccattcatccatctgcccatccataaattcacctatccatccatccatgtctTCCTCCCTCATCCTCCCATCTACTACCCATCCAAGACCCATCCAGCAACTAAAGCTCTTGTCCTGGGGGGAGACAGAAGTGCAGACAGGGCATCAAGCCTTTAGAGGACTCTGTGTAGCAGTTGGAGGCCAGTCCCCCAGTGTTCACTCTTGCTTCACCACCTACTTCGGGCAGCTCTTGGACCTCTAGGAGCCTGAGTTGGTAAATGAGACCCCCTCCTTCTACCTGGAGTCTTACACTGCCCCCAAGGTCCTGAGACCTATGTGCCCTAGATGGGCATCCTAGGAGAGGCCCTGTCACCCACCTCCTGGAGCTGCAGGTGCTCCTGTGCACAAGGGGTAGGGGAGCACCTCGGTGCCGCTTGAGTCAGCCATCAGCTTTTTCCAGGCCTCAGTTTTATTGACTGCTAGGGGCTGCCAGAGTTATAAATAGATGTTCTTGAGCCAAAAATAGCCTTGTGGGAGCATCAGACTATGCTTCTAGCTTTCCTCCTTTTTGAGGACTCTTAAAGATGCAGGATTCAAGGACCCTACCTCCTCCTGCAGCCCCCAAGGAGGAGCTGGTCCCCTCCTCTTTCCCTGTGTTGCTTCCTCTTCTTCCCATCTCATGAGCGCTCACACACACATGGTCTGGACAGCGTCACTGGTTGGGAGGGGTCCCTGGGATAGGTATACTAAACTTGGAAGAAGCTGCATGAACCAGAGGTCTGTGTGGTGAGGACATATCTGGTATCCCCCACTGCAGTGTAGACAAGCCTCACTCCGGGCTGCACGCACACTGTGAATCTTTGCAGCCTGTGGCACCTGCAGCAGCCAGGTCTGCCCTCGGGGTGGGGGGCTCTGCAGGTCTGGCTGGGGCTGCCTCCAGGGAGAGGACCCTGGAGGCTGGGGACAAGCCTGGGGGAGACAAACCAGTACTTTCTACCACATATCCTGGTGTACTTTTGATCCTTGTATGATGTGCACATTACTTAAGATTTGAAAAGCTAgttggaggccgggcacagtggctcacgcctgtaatcccagcactctgggaggccaaagcaagtggatcacttgaggtcaggagattgagaccagtctggccaacatggtgcaaccccatctctactaaagtaaaatacaaaaattagccaggtgtggtggcacatgcctgtaatcccagctacttgggagtctgaggcatgagaattgcttgaacccaggaggtggagatcgcgccattgcactccagcctggaccacagaacgagactccatctaaaaacaaaacaaaacaaaacaaaacaaaaacgctGGTTGGAGACACTAAACGTAACTAGACCCCTATTTCTGCTGGTACATAcatgcacccacacacatgcacacagcacACATGGAGGGGCCGGGAGGGAAGCCTCTAGCTGTTCACACTGGGACTGTGGGAGTGAGGGGAGTTGTGGGTATAGCACTGAGATTTTATATCATTTCAAGTTATTTAAGCTTTTACTAGCATGTAACAACCAAAAGAGTGTGTTTTATACCCTAAGGGTGCAGCCGAGGACCCGTGcccatgcctggccctcagggACTATTCTGAGCCCACCCACGGTGTGAGCCTGGGGCAAGTTTCCAGGCCCAACACACgggctcctggcctcaggcctgcctcccagcagcctctgcccccaccctgcccaccGCCAGTCTGAAGGAAGAGGCAGGGAGTCCTGAGGAAAACATCCACTTTAAGCTTTATTACAACACATTGTCTCCAAATACAAAGGGAGGGGCCCGGAGCGGAAGGTGCAGCGGCGGCGGGAGGGGCTCTAAGGGGGTGCGGAAGGGCCGGCAGCCCAGTCCACAGAGACTGGAGGCTCGACGGGGGACCTGCACCCTCTCCTCTGCTGGACTTCCCAGCAAATAACAGGAGGGGCCGGGTCCATTGTGGGGCGATCCCAATGCCAGGCAGTGGCCGGGTGGGAGGGGTGGGAGAGAGGCTTGGAGAGGACTCAGGGCTCGGTCGGGAGAAAGCCACCAGGTGGGGCCCCAGCCCGCCACCCGCAGCACTGGAGGAGGCAGTGGCCAACACAAGACCTTCTTCCCCACCCTGGCAGCTCACTTTGGGGTGACCAGTGCCTCAAGAGTGGGAGCAGAGACAGACTGAGACAGACAGGACCCCCCCACACAGCCTGGAGAAGGGacaaggggagaggaggaggggggcCCAACCAGTGGCCCCAGACCACTGCCTCCTGGACAGCACGGGGGCGGGGGGTGAGAAGCGGGGAGCCAGTGCATCCTCCTCACCCAGGGTCTCCTCAGAAACCCAATGCAACAGACAGACGGGAGGCAAATTtacataattaataataattaaccaataataataaatacttaaacCTCTAATCCATAGATTGCAAATACAACAATGATAGCTTATTTTCTTGGGGAACAGGagtgggtggggacagagggaaCGGGAACAGGACTTTTGCTGAAAGGAGGGATGACAGGAACACAGGGCTGTGGgtgaaaagaagaacaaatagaagaaacaacAGAGAAGGCGGCTGGCCGGGGCGGGGTGGGCGCCTCCCTGGCCCTGCTCTGGACTCAGGACTGGGTCCTACCTGGGCCGCCTCTCCTGCCAAGCCCCTGGCCTCTTCCCATGGTGACTGGCCCCACTCCTAGACCCTAGGACATCTGAAGAGCAGGGGTCCCAACGGCCTGAGAGGGTATAGGGCAGGGGCAGCAGGCTGAGCCACCTGGGCCCAAAAGCCACCTGTGTTTGGGGGCTGGCATGCCACCTAGAGAGTGAGTGCCCTGGGAAAGGGATGAACAGGAGTTTCTCTCTTGAGAGGCCCCCATGGGGGCCGGGGCAAACAAGGGAGCTTTATCTGCCTTGAGGCAGCGCTCCCTAAGTGAAGCAGGGGCTATCACAGAAGCACAGGGGCTTGGCTGGCGCCTCAACTCCCTGTGCGACCAGCACCTGCTTGTGGAACCCCTCGGCCTGCAGGTGAGCCTGAATTCCAAGTTCTGCCTGGGGCCTTGCTAGGTGGGGGACGGACCTGGAACAGGACTCTAAGCCCACCCCCTCCTCATACCTGGGGGTCCAGGGCTCCCTGCCCAGTGGAGCCAGCACTGGCTAGCCAGGAGGCCCCTCCTGCCTGACTCCCAGAGGCCAAGCTCCTCTCCTGCAGTGGTGCCGCCCTGCCCGAGAGGCAGCTCTAGGGGCATGggcaagggagaagggagggccGCAGCCCTCTTAATGGCCTTTCTGAGCCACTCTGTGGCTGGACTGGGGCTCTGGAAGGAGTTGGGGGCACTAACACCCCTGTCCTCCCCTGGCCTCCACCTCATCTGACACTCCAGGACCCCCTGCCCCAAGCCCCTACCCACACTGTTCTATTCCTCAGCCTCTCTGAACACCCTGGCACCATGGGGCCTAATGCCTGTCCTCCCCTGCCAAGGAACAGCTCTGGGGCAACAGGCAGCGGGGTGCCCTCCCTGCCACCAAAATTTGGCGCCTGGAGCTGGTGGAGGGTTGGCCGCACCACCCCGGGGCACACCAGCTCCTACTCCCCTAACCTATGGCTTTGGTGCAGAGCCCTAGGCTGGCGCAGAGAAGGGAGCGAGCAGgagaggtgggtgggggaagaAGGGGGGTTCTGCGGCTCAGTTTGTGgcaaagaagttttttttttttttttcctttttttcacctttttcttaTGTAAAAAGTGCACGAAAGCTCGGCAGCCTTTGCAAAGGTCAGCAGTGTTTCCTGGGGCGGGGGAACTGGGAGGGGCCCCAGGCCTGGCACCCAGCTTGCGACTGAAGGTGGCCTCGTATTGCTTAGAAACGTGTGTTTCAGTTTAAATACCAGACAGTAAAAATAGAGCTCGAGGACCACCCGCACTGTTGCCAAATCATTGCCAGAATGAAcagcttaaataaataaaaaatcgaAATATTTACTTCTCAATAAAAATCCCAGTAAAACCATTTACCTTTCtttgcattatatataatatatatttataacggGCCCGGCTGCTGGCGGCGGAGCCGAGGGCAGCGGAGGGGTCAGGACACCTCGATGACCTCCACGCTGCCCGAGAAGCTTGCCTGCTTGCCCAGGGCGGCCAGCTCCTCGCCGCGCGCACGCCCCTCCACCATGCCCTCCTCGAACTCCATCTGGCAGCTGCGGCGCTTGAACTGCGTCTCCGGGGCCGGCTCGTCCGGCCAGCCGGTCCGCGCGTCCCGGGGCTCAGCCCTCGCTGCCTCCCGCCGCCGCAGGTCGCTGCTGCCGCCGCCCGGTCCCGGGGCGCCCACCCGGCCGAAGGGCGCAAACAGCACCCCGCCCGCCCCCTGCGCGCCCTCGGGGCTGAAGCACCAGGGCCCGTCGGGCGACGGCGTGCCCGGGGAGTCGAGCGGCGGTGCCCAGGCCCCGGGGCCGGCTGGCTGGCCAGGACCGGGCAGCCCGGGCGCCGACAGGGCCGAGAGGCCGTGCCGCGGAGTCTGCCGGGCCGCGTCGCCGAAGTTCAGGCCGAGGCTGTGCGCGGGGGAGCGTGCCGGGGAGCCGGCGGGGGGCCGGGGTCGCCGGCGGGGCCGTGGGCGCGCCTCGGGTGCGGCGTCCGGGCTGTCCGGGCTGGGCGAGGGCAGGCCCAGCGCGGTCCCCGATGGGCTGTCCAGCTTGCAGAGTTTCGGGGCCTCGCCGGGGTCGGGGGGCCCGGGGCCGTCAGGCCGCCTGCTGGGGGCGTAGGCCGACTTGATGTCCAGCGAGAAGGAGCGCTTGAGGCGGTTGGTGTCCTGCAGGCGGTCCGAGGAGAGGTGCAGGCCCCGCAGGCCCTGCTGCAGCGCGCTGGTGGCCGGGGGCGTGGGGGGCGCAGGGGGCTCCCCGCCCGTGCTCAGGCCGCCCTCCCTGGCAGCCGCATTCCCGGTGGCAGCGCTCTCTGAGGTAGGTGGTGGCAGCCGTGGCAGCGGGGCCCCGGCGGCAGGGCTGGGCGGAGGCTCCGGCGTCCCTGAGGGGGTGCCCGCGTCGCTCTGCAGGGCGGCCAGCAGCTTCAGACTGCGCTCATACTCCAGCAGCTGGCCCAGGAAGTTGAAGTTGGGCGAGATGGATGGGCGCCTGTCCTTCACGAACCTGccgtggggagagcggggaggcTTAGTCTCAGGCACCCGCCAGGGCCAGGCTGTCCACCTGATGCCACCCGCTGGGCACCCATGACCTCATGtacgccaggctggtctcaggcccTCCTCCCTTGTCAGGGGTCCTGGACGGTGGGGCCATTCTGGTGCAACTGGGCAGCTGAGGGAAGGGAGGTGACGCCGTGAGTCACAAGTGCGTGACTGGGGAAGGCAGTACCTGTAGGCGTCGTCGGAGGACATGCCCATGGTCTTCATGATGTAGGCGATGGCGATGGTGGCAGAACGGGAGATGCCGGCCAGACAGTGGACGATGACTTGGCAGCTGGAGAGCTTGGCTTTATCTGGGCAGGTGGGCCATGGGGTCCAGGTGAGGGCTAAGCCTGCACAGCTTCTCCCTGGCCCAGGGAGGGGACCCCACCTGCCCGACTGCCAACAGTTCAGGCTACTTCCCGGGGGCCCCTCCTGTGCCTGTGGCCACGCCCAGCTCCAGCCTTCCTCTAGCCAGGCCCCCGCCCTCCGCCCGCCGCAGACTCACCGATGAACTCGATGGACTTGTCCAGCCAGGGCAGCAGTTTTTCACAGTAGCTGTCATTGATGGGGACCCTCATGAAGTGGCTCTCGCAGATGAAGTCAGGCTTGGGGCAGGAGTTGCTGGCGTTGAGGACGTAGCTTATTCCATTCTGCGTCATCAGATCCTGGAAGGGCGGGAGGACGGGTTGGAAGGGGTGGGAGAAGCTTGGGGCAGGAGGGACGGTGGAGGCTTTTCCTGCCCTGCCGTCAGGAGGGCCTTTAGAATCCTGGGGTGGTCCTGGGAGCCTTGGAACCTGTCCCGGATCCCAGTGTATCCAGGGGCGGGCCCAGGAGGCCTCTCTGGTCCACCCTGGCACCCTGGGCCTGTGCGGGTGGTGCGGGCATGGCTGGCCTCCATCTGCAGGCCCCACCCATGGCCGGTGGTGGGCTCCTAGGAATTTTATGGTTGCCTGGGTGGTGGCTTTTACCCTTTTCCCTCGTCACCATTTTTAAAACACGGGATTCTTTCAGAGTTGCCAGGGGCCCAGTGACATCTGAAGCTTGGCATGCCAGCTTCCCGCTCCTGCCCCAAGCCCTGCTGGGCCCTCCCCCAAGCCCTGCTGTGGTCCTGTTGGGGGCATGGGTGGGGAACCTGGGGTCCTGCTGGGCCCCCACCCATGCTTCTCCCACACCCAGCTCATCCACTGCCTTCAGTTCCTTTTCTCCCTCATCGCCCCCTCTGCTGCCAAGCTGCCTCTGGAGCTCCTGCCCCTTTCCCATTGACCACACCCCCAACTCCACTGCACACACACCTTGTTCAGCACGTCTTTCTGCGAGCCCAGGTAGAGGTGAGGCAGGATGCGGGTCAGGCCCACGCTGGGCacaggcaggcagggctgggagaggCTCATGGGTAGCAGGGCAGCAGGCTTGCCCTCGCAGAGGCCGGGGAAGCAGGAGGAGAAGGTGGCGAAGCCCCCTGTAGGAGGAGGTCCGTCAGGTGGGTTGAGAGAACACCTAGGCCTCCCCGTCCGCCGAGGGTGCCCTGTCCACCTAAGGCACCACATCTACCGCTGAGGATCAGTCACACCCAGCTCAGACCCCAGCCTGAGCCCAGCCAGCAAGCCTCTGGCAGAGCACCTGCTCCGGCCGCGGTGGGGGAGGGGTGCTGCCACACGTTTACGGCCCGCACCTACGCCCACATTCCTCCTCACGCTAATTAGGGGCTGACCCAGCTGAGGACGCTGCTATGATGCCGGTAAAGGTGGGGTTGAGGTGGCTGGCCAGCGTGGCACGCGCTGGACCCAGGCAGGGGCAGGCTCAGAGGTCACAGGAGTCTCCTGCCAAGGGTGTGGGTCACACAGCCCAGAGGAGAGGCCCTCGTAAGCACCCCCGTCTCCCATACCCACGGCCTGGAGCCAGGCTGGGCCTTCCTCCTCCCCTGCGCTGATGCaatgcctccctgcctccagctgGCTGGGAGCCCCAGGCCTGGGCTTAGGTGCCAAGACCAGGAGGCCAGGGCTTCCGAGAGgccctccccatccccaggcaTGACATCACCCTGGCACAGCCCTGGGGTCATTTGCCATCTGGTTATGGCTCTACTCCACCCAGCAGGGGAGGACGGAGAGTGGAGGAGCCCTGGGCACTGGGGGCAGGCAGTGGGCACCCACTGCACACGTGACCGGCGTGTGCTGCTGCCTTCCACACACGTCCAAGTCTGAGGCCATAGGCTGGTGGGAGGAAATCCTCTGCCCCGTACCAGCTGGGAAGACTGGAGTGCGAGTCCCTGGATATCTGACTCAGTGACCATGGGCAGTGCACACCTTGGCGCTGgtctctgcttcctcctcctgcctgccGCACGGCATCGTGCGGCTCCAAGAAGATAATGAGCACGAAGACACATGGTGAGAACAGACCTGGCTGCCCCTGACCTGGTTGGGGTGACCACCAATGTGGACCAGAAACTGGGCAGCACTCACCTGGTGGCTGCCAGCTCTTGGGAGGGTGGGGCCAGCACGGCCCAGCACCACCCCGGGGACACCTCCCAGGACACGAGCCCCATGGCAAGCCAGCTCCTGCTTGTGCAGAGCCTGAGGCAGCTGGGCTGAGGCCTGCCCTATCCCACCGTATGAGGCAGGGGAGTGACTGTGGGGGCTCAGGGCCTGGGAACCCCAGGGCTCTCTTTTGTCCTGGTTTGCAGAAGGGGCTGGTGCCACATGTGCAGTGGGTGCCCGCTGCCTGCCCCGCGTGCCCCCAGGGCTCCTCCGCTCTCCATCCTCCCCTGCTGGGTGGAGTACAGCCACCCTGGATAACTCCTGAGGATAGGGGAGTGTGTGCAAACCCCTAACCAGAACGCCTGCTGTGCCAGCTCCCCGTGTCCCTAAAAAGGGCGTGACGCTGGGGACTGTGGAGATGGGAGAAGCTCCAGGCTGGGTGGGTTGAGGCAGCAGCCTTGGAGGAACAGTCCCTTCTGTGGGAATCTGCTGGCTGGACAGGGGGAAGCAGGTAGGTGACTTGTCACCAACGACGCCCCAGCTGGCAGGTTCCCCTGAGCAGAGGCCGGGCCGGGCACTGTAGCTTCCGCTCACTGTTCTGAGCTGGGGGAGCCCTAGATGTTCCTGCTGCAGGACAGCCCtagggagggggaggggctgcACCACCTCCCTGCAGACTCCTCTGGCACCTgctgcctctcctcctccccgTGCCTTTCCCAGGGGTTTTGTACCTTACTCTCTGCTTTCTCCAGGGCCTGGCCaaaggaggaggtggtggtggtggggattCCATCAGAACCCTCCCACCTCTTTCAAAGGAGGTAAAGGCAGGGAAGTCTCTGGACAGGTGCAGAGACCTGACAGCTGTGGCAGTCATTCCCCGGGAAGCGTCCCAGAACCTCCCCCAGTGGAGCAGGTAGTATGGATGTCCCTACAGATCCCGCTGTGGACGCCAGGCCTAGCAGGGACCGAGGCTTCAGGGATGTCAGAACCACCCAGGCTCTGGAGGTGAGTGATAAGCGAGGGGTGTTGGGGTTCAGTGGACCCTCTGTAGGTCCCAGCACTCTTTGGGCCCTGGGGAGGCACCCCTCCCCCCAGGCATCTCCAAAGGCACCTTCCCAGTATCCCTGCTCCCTGACTCAGGGGTTGCTGGGGTAGTGCCTGCAGTTCACCTGCTACTCACAATGAAATCCTAGACTTGAAAAAAGGCATGTATACCAGGACATGTGCCCGCCCCATGCCACCTGGGAGATCCTGCAAGCGCTTCTGCCCGCCACCTCCGAGACCCCCGGACTCCCCGCCAGGGCGGGGACTGCCACCCCACCCACTTGCAGTGCAGTTGCCCGGCGGAGGGTCCAAGGCCGACTGCGGGCTGCTGCTTAAAGGGCCAGGCCCCTCTCCCATCCCGTGCCGCTTGCCCCCCAGCATCGTGAGCAGCACAGCTGGAGTGGGGGAAGGGGAGTGGCATGGGGAGGTGGGGTTCACAGCAGTCCTGGGACCCCAGCACGGCCTGTCCCATCACTCTCTCCCGCTTCCCGCAAACCTGCCCTGTTGTGGGGAGGACAGAGGCTTGTTCCTCACGTTCCGGCCTCTGCTGTCCCCGCAAATGGGCCAAGGAACTGTGTCACTTATGCTGCGGGATCCTGGAATGTCCTTTCTCCTGGGTGATGGGCAGCACCCCTGCCCCACCCAATATATTATTTCCCACTCTCTCGGGTTCTTCGAAGAGCCAGCCAGAGCAGGGGCTGTGCCCACCACAGGGAGG from Piliocolobus tephrosceles isolate RC106 chromosome 13, ASM277652v3, whole genome shotgun sequence encodes:
- the LOC111520608 gene encoding LOW QUALITY PROTEIN: uncharacterized protein LOC111520608 (The sequence of the model RefSeq protein was modified relative to this genomic sequence to represent the inferred CDS: inserted 4 bases in 3 codons; deleted 2 bases in 2 codons) — encoded protein: MPLELPLGQGGTTAGEELGLWESARPQAELGIQAXTCRPRGSTSRCWSHRELRRQPSPCASVIALLHLGSAASRQIKLPCLPRPPWGLSREKLLFIPFPGHSLSRWHASPQTQVAFGPRWLSLLPLPYTLSGRWDPCSSDVLGSRSGASHHGKRPGAWQERRPRXGPSPESXSRAREAPTPPRPAAFSVVSSICSSFHPQPCVPVIPPFSKSPVPVPSVPTHSCSPRK
- the DUSP8 gene encoding dual specificity protein phosphatase 8, which gives rise to MSWWAQVPAPICPGELLGATQGPAALLTVPLSLQVRHHVLGHSQRKATPGPSEQPPLTSGVTFPSTHRPTMAGDRLPRKVMDAKKLASLLRGGPGGPLVIDSRSFVEYNSWHVLSSVNICCSKLVKRRLQQGKVTIAELIQPAARSQVEATEPQDVVVYDQSTRDASVLAADSFLSILLSKLDGCFDSVAILTGGFATFSSCFPGLCEGKPAALLPMSLSQPCLPVPSVGLTRILPHLYLGSQKDVLNKDLMTQNGISYVLNASNSCPKPDFICESHFMRVPINDSYCEKLLPWLDKSIEFIDKAKLSSCQVIVHCLAGISRSATIAIAYIMKTMGMSSDDAYRFVKDRRPSISPNFNFLGQLLEYERSLKLLAALQSDAGTPSGTPEPPPSPAAGAPLPRLPPPTSESAATGNAAAREGGLSTGGEPPAPPTPPATSALQQGLRGLHLSSDRLQDTNRLKRSFSLDIKSAYAPSRRPDGPGPPDPGEAPKLCKLDSPSGTALGLPSPSPDSPDAAPEARPRPRRRPRPPAGSPARSPAHSLGLNFGDAARQTPRHGLSALSAPGLPGPGQPAGPGAWAPPLDSPGTPSPDGPWCFSPEGAQGAGGVLFAPFGRVGAPGPGGGSSDLRRREAARAEPRDARTGWPDEPAPETQFKRRSCQMEFEEGMVEGRARGEELAALGKQASFSGSVEVIEVS